The Oscillatoria sp. FACHB-1407 genome window below encodes:
- a CDS encoding LysR family substrate-binding domain-containing protein yields MEPLHLFQNLFFAVLDACVGRLRSDRREFHSPVTVGNIKGFRTFVSQSVDPVLYDRILSLCQQAGFNPKIVQEVVPQQTLLGLVAAEIGISLLHASVEAVAPSGVVLRALVEPTPELELAVAWSPETTNPVLPAFLAIVREITCQLQ; encoded by the coding sequence GTGGAACCCCTTCACCTCTTTCAAAACTTATTTTTCGCTGTACTAGATGCATGCGTCGGCAGACTTCGATCGGATAGGCGCGAATTCCATTCGCCAGTCACAGTAGGGAATATCAAGGGTTTCAGAACTTTTGTCAGTCAATCAGTTGATCCTGTTTTGTACGATCGCATCCTCAGCTTATGCCAACAAGCAGGATTTAACCCTAAAATTGTGCAAGAGGTTGTTCCTCAGCAAACGCTTTTAGGGTTAGTCGCTGCTGAGATTGGAATATCGTTACTCCATGCTTCAGTAGAAGCCGTTGCTCCGTCTGGAGTAGTCCTTCGAGCGTTAGTCGAACCAACCCCTGAGCTAGAACTTGCTGTTGCCTGGAGCCCAGAAACAACAAACCCAGTATTACCTGCTTTTTTGGCTATTGTTCGAGAAATCACCTGCCAACTCCAATGA
- a CDS encoding LysR family transcriptional regulator produces the protein MLLIAQQPLSRQIRDLETEIGVDLFHRTKRTIRLSETGQIFLKEARKTLQQAEQAILLAQQTDRGEIGQFAVGFTGPALNTVLPKIVRRFKEKHPQIELTLERLQTNEQVEALRSHQNLCKFITSTDCGRFSSVRGHPS, from the coding sequence ATGCTTCTCATAGCTCAACAACCCCTCAGCCGACAAATTCGGGATTTAGAAACAGAAATTGGAGTTGATTTATTTCACCGCACTAAACGCACCATCCGATTAAGTGAGACGGGGCAAATCTTTTTGAAAGAAGCCAGAAAAACACTCCAGCAGGCAGAACAAGCTATTTTGTTAGCACAACAAACCGATCGGGGTGAAATTGGACAATTTGCCGTGGGTTTTACAGGTCCAGCGTTGAACACTGTTTTACCCAAAATTGTGCGGCGATTTAAAGAAAAGCATCCTCAGATCGAGTTGACGTTAGAACGATTGCAAACGAATGAGCAAGTTGAGGCACTGCGATCGCACCAAAATTTATGCAAGTTTATTACATCCACCGATTGCGGACGATTCTCTTCAGTTAGAGGTCATCCATCATGA
- a CDS encoding GNAT family N-acetyltransferase, giving the protein MNIDFTIRTAKPEDRSTLVTLMELLQDAECALHSNRSPGSEMGDAHLAYLEELVREQNGQIYVAQSEVDILGFIICFVEKLDDGDSHVVESERTYGYISDLYVVSSMRKRGVAAALMQASEQHFLSLNLAVVRVGSLCSNEPAAKFYQKVGYQPYEIVYEKRLNVK; this is encoded by the coding sequence ATGAATATTGATTTTACGATTCGTACTGCTAAGCCCGAAGATCGATCAACTCTAGTCACACTAATGGAATTGCTGCAAGATGCTGAATGTGCATTGCATTCCAACCGATCGCCAGGTTCTGAAATGGGCGATGCGCATCTCGCGTATCTGGAGGAACTGGTGAGAGAGCAAAATGGTCAAATTTATGTTGCACAGTCTGAAGTAGATATTCTTGGATTTATTATTTGTTTTGTTGAGAAGTTGGATGATGGAGATTCACATGTTGTCGAGTCAGAGCGAACATACGGCTATATTTCTGACTTATATGTTGTCTCTTCAATGCGAAAGCGTGGAGTTGCCGCTGCCTTAATGCAAGCATCTGAACAGCACTTCCTGAGTTTAAACCTGGCGGTGGTTAGAGTTGGATCGCTATGCAGCAATGAACCCGCCGCTAAGTTTTACCAGAAGGTAGGCTATCAACCCTATGAGATTGTGTACGAAAAACGACTGAATGTTAAGTAG